One stretch of Corticium candelabrum unplaced genomic scaffold, ooCorCand1.1 SCAFFOLD_68, whole genome shotgun sequence DNA includes these proteins:
- the LOC134198027 gene encoding follicle-stimulating hormone receptor-like: protein MAGAAIELLDIRETDVTNFPTAGLQNLRELRATSTRSLKSFPSPPSLPSIRKLSLTYNSHCCMYADATYGTVPAPLPECNPSPTPTGDETRDLDAEISRRRSDAARAFCRTQAPLCFEKLPEGVFPSCDPNGPAVYHLPGGDVTVPRCSTSAPTTAPNTVPAFLPCDPDGPVVHHLPQGDLTVPQCNESAPTSVLIPIPTGRLVNTMNAPDRLPVVCAPLPDDFNSCDDVMGNWVLRIAVWLVVAVNLVGNTTVVVVFAANSKRFNAVKLLLCNMAFADGLMGVYLVVLAIVDASTYGAYADDAIAWKTGGGCATIGFLSVFASLLSLYTLVAITCERFYTIHYAMYGRKLGVKQAAAVVAVGWAYAFIMALLPLVGVSNYTSTAVCLPFSLENGGRAYLTFALSLNLVAFVTIATIYVYLFCSIAGRGPRARNTDFSVFKKMMILVIVDFMCWMPIIVVGLLSANRSDVAVSLASAKWIVVFIYPLNSCANPFLYAIFTRPFKRDFFEFFHRFGLFEEQFFKHSRPSSFRRSDRTPRPRSASQYEMTSDDNLGRHRQPRLSVSTNISVVYSSSNGQAVEMQESALCSTRSVLESVTETVEKGVMKTGDGIITNGGMKTDGGDDAEPRHNDRSLATPEQQERPNSRSGLLPVTGKVEEEGERREEITDIVVV from the exons ATGGCGGGAGCTGCAATTGAATTATT AGACATCAGAGAAACCGACGTCACGAATTTCCCGACAGCCGGACTGCAAAATCTTCGTGAACTCCGCGCCACGTCGACTCGCTCACTAAAGTCGTTTCCGTCGCCGCCCAGCCTGCCGTCAATCCGCAAACTCTCTCTTACCTACAACAGCCACTGCTGCATGTACGCCGACGCGACGTACGGCACGGTACCGGCGCCACTGCCGGAATGCAACCCGTCGCCGACACCCACCGGCGACGAGACAAGGGATTTGGATGCGGAGATCAGTAGGAGACGAAGCGACGCAGCTAGGGCATTTTGCCGTACTCAAGCGCCGCTCTGCTTTGAGAAACTGCCCGAAGGCGTCTTTCCGTCGTGCGATCCAAATGGTCCGGCTGTCTATCATCTGCCAGGGGGTGACGTGACGGTGCCGCGATGCAGCACGTCGGCGCCGACTACCGCGCCAAACACAGTTCCCGCCTTTTTACCATGTGACCCAGACGGTCCAGTTGTGCATCATTTGCCACAGGGCGACTTGACGGTCCCGCAATGCAACGAGTCGGCGCCGACGTCCGTGCTAATTCCGATCCCCACTGGACGACTAGTCAACACGATGAACGCGCCCGACCGCCTGCCCGTCGTTTGCGCACCGTTGCCCGACGATTTCAACTCGTGCGACGACGTGATGGGCAACTGGGTGCTCCGGATCGCCGTCTGGCTCGTTGTCGCCGTCAACCTTGTCGGCAACACGACGGTCGTCGTCGTTTTTGCGGCGAACTCGAAGCGATTCAACGCCGTCAAGCTTCTTCTCTGCAACATGGCGTTCGCTGACGGTCTGATGGGCGTCTATCTGGTCGTGTTAGCGATTGTTGACGCGTCGACGTACGGCGCGTACGCCGACGACGCGATTGCCTGGAAGACGGGCGGCGGGTGCGCAACTATTGGCTTCTTGTCGGTGTTTGCAAGTCTTCTCTCGCTCTACACGCTCGTTGCCATCACGTGCGAGCGTTTCTACACGATCCATTATGCGATGTATGGGAGAAAGTTGGGAGTCAAACAGGCGGCCGCCGTCGTTGCAGTCGGATGGGCGTACGCCTTCATAATGGCGTTACTGCCGCTCGTCGGCGTGTCGAACTACACCAGCACGGCCGTCTGTCTACCATTTAGTCTAGAGAACGGCGGACGGGCGTATCTGACGTTCGCATTGAGTCTCAATCTCGTCGCCTTTGTCACTATCGCTACCATCTACGTGTACCTTTTTTGCAGCATCGCGGGACGCGGTCCGAGGGCGCGCAACACGGATTTCTCCGTCTTTAAGAAGATGATGATTCTCGTCATCGTCGACTTCATGTGCTGGATGCCGATCATTGTCGTCGGTCTCCTCTCCGCTAATCGCTCCGACGTCGCCGTCTCGTTGGCGTCCGCCAAGTGGATCGTCGTTTTCATCTACCCGTTGAACTCGTGCGCGAATCCGTTTCTCTACGCCATATTTACGAGGCCGTTTAAGCGGGATTTCTTCGAGTTTTTCCATCGATTTGGCCTGTTTGAAGAGCAGTTTTTTAAGCATTCTCGTCCGTCGTCGTTTCGACGGTCTGACCGGACGCCTCGCCCGCGGTCGGCCAGTCAGTACGAAATGACGAGCGACGATAATTTGGGGAGACACCGTCAGCCGCGTTTGTCCGTCAGTACGAATATCTCGGTTGTGTACAGCTCGTCGAACGGCCAAGCGGTCGAGATGCAGGAGAGCGCTTTGTGCTCGACGAGGAGCGTGTTGGAGAGCGTGACGGAGACGGTAGAGAAGGGAGTGATGAAGACAGGCGACGGAATCATAACGAACGGCGGGATGAAGACGGACGGCGGAGACGATGCGGAACCGCGGCATAACGACCGGTCACTCGCGACGCCTGAACAACAAGAGAGACCGAACAGCAGATCGGGGTTACTGCCCGTTACTGGTAAGGTGGAGGAAGAAGGTGAGCGGCGCGAAGAAATAACAGATATAGTGGTCGTGTag